Proteins encoded within one genomic window of Microbacterium sp. LKL04:
- a CDS encoding gamma carbonic anhydrase family protein has product MTVSPHASVIPLPGAAPAIAESAFVAAGARVVGAVTLGKLSSVWYNAVLRGDSARIVIGARSNVQDGVAIHVDAAHGVEVGDDVSIGHNAVVHGCRIGEGTLIGMGAVVLSGAVIGAGCLVAGGAVVLEGTRIPDGSLVAGVPAKVRRELTTEERAGILRNAEIYLSHSERHESAT; this is encoded by the coding sequence ATGACCGTCTCACCGCACGCCAGCGTCATCCCCCTGCCCGGTGCGGCGCCCGCCATCGCGGAGTCCGCCTTCGTCGCGGCGGGTGCCCGTGTGGTCGGGGCCGTGACGTTGGGGAAGCTTTCGAGCGTCTGGTACAACGCGGTGCTGCGTGGCGACAGCGCGCGCATCGTCATCGGCGCACGGAGCAACGTCCAGGACGGCGTGGCCATCCATGTCGACGCGGCGCACGGCGTCGAGGTGGGGGACGACGTCTCGATCGGACACAACGCCGTCGTGCACGGATGCCGAATCGGCGAGGGCACGCTCATCGGGATGGGGGCCGTCGTGCTCTCCGGTGCCGTCATCGGGGCAGGATGCCTCGTGGCGGGCGGCGCTGTCGTCCTGGAGGGCACGAGGATCCCCGACGGGTCCCTCGTGGCCGGCGTCCCCGCGAAGGTCCGCCGCGAGCTCACGACGGAGGAGCGAGCGGGCATCCTCCGGAACGCCGAGATCTACCTCTCGCACTCGGAGCGGCACGAGTCAGCCACGTGA
- a CDS encoding amidohydrolase, whose translation MTPGRGEAVSVVAGVRLTGADRVDPFGDDPVDVHVRDGLIIDIAPAGALPARGVVVDGSGGWLVPGLWDHHVHTVQWALTAQRTPLGDVDSAAEAASVMGRSPVLDDGRRVGTGFRDAFWADAPSLTLLDEKTGDVPTYLINADVHSVWLNSAAFRRESIVPTADGILREEPAFEISRRLNDLDTAVVDRYVLAALDRAAARGVTGIVDLDMAWNAGAWTRRLAAGFDGMRVSFGVYPDLLERAIAEGLATGDALDPLGLVRVGSLKVITDGSLGTRTAACSHPYPDDPHNTGVMTVAPENLRALMVRATGSGLSCAIHAIGDVANSHALDAFATSGATGTIEHAQLVAHADIPRFARLGVGASVQPEHAIDDRDLTDSVWAAQTALPYPLRSLADTGANLLFGSDAPVSPLDPWAAMAAAVHRTRGGREPWRPDQGVSAAVALAASTSGGSAAGSALEPGAVADLVVVDRDPLAASDAEMRTTQVAATVLAGRLTHIAP comes from the coding sequence GTGACCCCGGGGCGGGGCGAGGCGGTCAGCGTCGTCGCCGGTGTCCGGCTCACCGGAGCAGACCGTGTCGACCCGTTCGGGGACGACCCCGTCGACGTGCACGTCCGCGACGGTCTGATCATCGACATCGCTCCCGCGGGCGCTCTGCCGGCACGAGGAGTCGTCGTCGACGGCTCCGGCGGCTGGCTCGTGCCGGGTCTGTGGGATCACCACGTCCACACGGTGCAATGGGCCCTCACCGCACAGCGGACCCCGCTCGGTGACGTCGACAGTGCGGCCGAAGCAGCATCCGTCATGGGGCGGTCACCCGTCCTGGACGACGGGAGGCGCGTCGGCACGGGGTTCCGGGATGCCTTCTGGGCCGATGCCCCCAGCCTCACGCTGCTCGACGAGAAGACCGGCGATGTGCCGACGTACCTCATCAACGCCGACGTCCACAGCGTCTGGCTGAACAGTGCGGCCTTCCGGCGGGAGTCCATCGTCCCGACTGCCGACGGCATCCTCCGCGAGGAGCCCGCGTTCGAGATCTCCCGCCGTCTCAACGACCTGGACACCGCCGTGGTCGACCGGTACGTCCTCGCCGCCCTCGACCGCGCGGCGGCACGGGGCGTGACCGGCATCGTGGACCTCGACATGGCCTGGAACGCGGGTGCCTGGACTCGACGCCTCGCGGCGGGCTTCGACGGCATGCGGGTGTCGTTCGGCGTGTATCCCGACCTTCTGGAGCGGGCGATCGCCGAAGGCCTCGCGACGGGCGATGCGCTCGACCCCCTGGGTCTGGTCCGCGTGGGATCGCTCAAGGTGATCACCGACGGATCGCTGGGTACCCGCACCGCCGCGTGCTCTCACCCCTACCCGGACGATCCGCACAACACCGGAGTCATGACTGTCGCCCCGGAGAACCTCCGCGCCCTCATGGTGCGCGCCACCGGATCCGGGCTGTCTTGCGCTATCCACGCGATCGGCGACGTCGCCAACTCCCATGCGCTCGATGCCTTCGCGACTTCAGGTGCGACGGGAACGATCGAGCACGCACAGCTCGTCGCCCACGCCGACATCCCGAGGTTCGCTCGCCTCGGCGTCGGTGCGAGCGTGCAGCCGGAGCACGCGATCGACGACCGCGACCTGACCGACTCGGTGTGGGCTGCGCAGACCGCTCTGCCGTACCCGCTCCGGTCGCTCGCCGACACCGGGGCGAACCTCCTGTTCGGATCGGATGCCCCGGTCTCGCCGCTCGATCCGTGGGCGGCGATGGCTGCGGCCGTGCACCGCACGCGCGGCGGTCGCGAGCCGTGGCGCCCGGATCAGGGCGTCTCCGCAGCCGTCGCGCTCGCGGCATCCACCTCCGGCGGATCGGCGGCCGGGAGTGCGCTCGAGCCCGGGGCAGTCGCGGACCTCGTCGTCGTCGACCGTGATCCGCTCGCGGCGTCGGACGCGGAGATGCGCACGACGCAGGTCGCCGCCACGGTCCTCGCGGGTCGGCTCACCCACATCGCCCCCTGA
- a CDS encoding FMN-binding negative transcriptional regulator, whose translation MRQNPSFAMSDVAEMRRVIDAHPWVTIVSDTATGLVASHYAVLLDPTRDDLTIVGHMGRPDDLIHGLGESELLVVVQGPHGYISPGWYGDGPAVPTWNFVSVHLRGVPEILSAEENLDVLEKLVDRFESGLPEPRPMWQAPNDAEFVRRLEKGTVGFRLTPTHVTAKRKLSQNRPDDVVDTIIERLDAGASPYADPRLADEMRRSGDAMRRAREARP comes from the coding sequence GTGAGACAGAACCCGAGCTTCGCGATGAGCGACGTGGCGGAGATGCGCCGTGTCATCGACGCTCATCCGTGGGTGACCATCGTGAGCGACACCGCGACGGGCCTCGTCGCGTCGCACTACGCCGTCCTGCTCGACCCGACGCGCGACGACCTGACGATCGTCGGCCATATGGGGCGTCCGGACGACCTCATCCACGGCCTGGGGGAGTCCGAGCTCCTGGTCGTCGTGCAGGGCCCGCACGGGTACATCTCGCCCGGCTGGTACGGCGACGGCCCGGCCGTACCGACGTGGAACTTCGTCTCCGTCCACCTGCGCGGAGTGCCCGAGATCCTCTCCGCGGAGGAGAACCTCGACGTCCTCGAGAAGCTCGTCGACCGCTTCGAGTCGGGGCTGCCCGAGCCGCGTCCCATGTGGCAGGCACCCAACGACGCCGAGTTCGTCCGGCGCCTCGAGAAGGGGACCGTCGGTTTCCGGCTCACTCCTACTCACGTGACGGCCAAGCGCAAGCTCAGCCAGAACCGTCCCGACGACGTCGTCGACACGATCATCGAGCGATTGGATGCCGGGGCGAGTCCGTACGCGGATCCTCGCCTGGCCGACGAGATGCGTCGCTCGGGTGATGCCATGCGGCGCGCGCGGGAGGCCCGGCCGTGA
- a CDS encoding Fpg/Nei family DNA glycosylase encodes MPEGHSVHRIARQFDRNFVGRTVSASSPQGRFAEGAAVLDGRTPTQVRAVGKQMFLAFDEDVWLRVHLGIYGAWDFAGEILLDPTIASANGRMGQTNQRGVDPVYDDAGENSLSSIGAPRRARGAVRMSEQTRGLAEQTDAEWPPPIVGQVRLRLLTVSTCADLRGPTACQLQTTDEMLATVAALGPDPLVDDLVEGEERFVAAVRRKPTPIGQLLMDQKVVSGIGNVYRAEMLFRANLNPHTPGRDVPEETLRLLWQDWVRLLAIGVETGQMMTMDDLDPEAYRRAMANRDDRHWVYHRAGLPCRVCGTEIVLEEMAARKLYWCPRCQA; translated from the coding sequence ATGCCCGAGGGCCATTCCGTCCACCGCATCGCCCGCCAATTCGACCGCAACTTCGTGGGGCGGACCGTGTCCGCTTCCAGCCCGCAGGGCCGGTTCGCGGAGGGCGCCGCCGTTCTCGACGGCCGCACGCCGACGCAGGTCCGTGCTGTCGGCAAGCAGATGTTCCTCGCCTTCGACGAGGACGTCTGGCTGCGCGTGCACCTGGGCATCTACGGGGCGTGGGACTTCGCGGGTGAGATCCTCCTCGATCCGACCATCGCGTCGGCGAACGGACGCATGGGGCAGACGAACCAGCGGGGAGTCGACCCCGTCTACGACGACGCCGGTGAGAACTCGCTCTCGTCGATCGGTGCACCCCGGCGAGCTCGCGGCGCCGTCCGGATGAGCGAGCAGACGAGGGGTCTGGCCGAGCAGACGGATGCCGAATGGCCGCCCCCGATCGTCGGGCAGGTGCGGCTGCGGCTGCTGACCGTTTCGACGTGCGCGGACCTGCGAGGGCCGACCGCATGCCAGCTGCAGACGACCGATGAGATGCTCGCCACGGTCGCCGCGCTCGGACCCGATCCGCTCGTCGACGACCTCGTCGAGGGCGAGGAGCGCTTCGTCGCCGCGGTGCGCCGCAAGCCGACCCCGATCGGACAGCTGCTGATGGACCAGAAGGTCGTGAGCGGGATCGGCAACGTGTACCGCGCCGAGATGCTGTTCCGGGCGAACCTCAACCCGCACACGCCCGGCCGTGACGTGCCGGAGGAGACCCTCCGGCTGCTCTGGCAGGACTGGGTGCGCCTCCTCGCGATCGGCGTCGAGACCGGTCAGATGATGACGATGGACGACCTCGATCCGGAGGCCTACCGACGTGCGATGGCCAACCGCGACGACCGTCACTGGGTCTATCACCGGGCCGGACTGCCCTGTCGTGTCTGCGGGACGGAGATCGTCCTCGAGGAGATGGCGGCGCGGAAGCTGTACTGGTGCCCGCGGTGCCAGGCCTGA
- a CDS encoding ribose-5-phosphate isomerase: MRIHIATDHAGMEFSTRLQHHLAEAGHDVVDHGPIEYDALDDYPAFCIRAAQAVAEDQADGVDTLGVVFGGSGNGEQIAANKVRGIRAALVWSIATAELAREHNDANVIAIGARQHTFDEAVGFIDRFIATPFSGEERHARRIAQLAAYETDGTLQADPRAVTPDVLDASETFDPEAG, from the coding sequence ATGCGCATCCACATCGCGACCGATCACGCGGGCATGGAGTTCTCGACCCGTCTGCAGCACCACCTGGCCGAAGCCGGTCACGACGTCGTCGACCACGGGCCGATCGAGTACGACGCCCTCGATGACTACCCCGCTTTCTGCATCCGCGCTGCACAGGCCGTCGCCGAGGATCAGGCCGACGGCGTCGACACGCTGGGCGTCGTGTTCGGCGGCTCCGGCAACGGGGAGCAGATCGCGGCGAACAAGGTGCGCGGCATCCGTGCCGCCCTCGTCTGGAGCATCGCGACTGCGGAGCTCGCTCGCGAGCACAACGACGCGAACGTCATCGCCATCGGCGCCCGCCAGCACACCTTCGACGAGGCCGTCGGGTTCATCGACCGCTTCATCGCGACGCCGTTCTCGGGCGAGGAACGCCATGCGAGGCGCATCGCGCAGCTCGCGGCCTACGAGACCGACGGCACGCTCCAGGCCGACCCGCGCGCCGTCACACCCGATGTGCTCGATGCGTCGGAGACGTTCGACCCGGAAGCCGGCTGA
- the pepN gene encoding aminopeptidase N encodes MPGENLTRIEAQERRATVETHSYDVTLDLTTGDEVFASRSVIRFAATAGASTFVDLIARGIREITLNGRSLDPGAVYADSRVALDGLTDENELVVVADCEYTNTGEGLHRFVDPVDGEVYLYSQFEVPDSRRVFAVFEQPDLKATFRFTVTAPDAWKVVSNSPTPEPQPAGDGVATWSFEPTPRISSYITALVAGPYEQVFSELTSADGRTIPLGVYARKSLWQYLDADYVFEKTRQGFAYFEEKFGVPYPFVKYDQLFVPEFNAGAMENAGAVTFTEAYVFRSKVTDAVKERRVVTILHELAHMWFGDLVTMKWWNDLWLNESFAEWASTIATAEATEWTEAWTTFNAMEKTWAYRQDQLPSTHPVFAEINDLEDVQVNFDGITYAKGGSVLKQLAAWVGIEAFFAGVSAYFRKNAWGNTELSDLLVELEATSGRELTTWSKKWLETAGVNTLAPEIRVDGDGTITRFAIVQTAPADYPTIRPHRLGVGFYSLQGDALVRTHHVELDVDGDLTEVPELVGLTQPDLVLLNDDDLAYAKIRLDERSLRTATAHLSRISDPLARSLVWGAAWDQTRDAEASATEYLDLVLQNIGTETESTTVRTTLAQLQLAANSYVTPDTRDAARQRVADGLWDLAQNAEAGSDSQLQFVTAFASAAATPAQWGRVAQLRSGELALAGLDIDADLSWALLVSLAAGGVVSAADIDAALAADNTAKGGEFAAQARAALPTVEAKRAAWSSLIDRDDLPNTVVRSAAAGFVHPSGIDALGEFVEAYFDMLLPVWESRTYQIAQYLIVGLYPAPLADATLRDATRGWLADHRDAPAALRRLVNENLAGVERALSVQERDAQD; translated from the coding sequence GTGCCTGGAGAGAACCTCACCCGCATCGAAGCGCAGGAGCGCCGCGCGACCGTCGAGACGCATTCGTACGACGTCACGCTCGATCTGACCACCGGTGACGAGGTCTTCGCTTCGCGGAGCGTCATCCGCTTCGCCGCGACCGCCGGCGCCTCGACCTTCGTCGACCTGATCGCCCGCGGCATCCGCGAGATCACCCTCAACGGCCGCTCTCTCGATCCTGGTGCGGTCTACGCGGACTCCCGCGTCGCACTCGACGGGCTGACCGACGAGAACGAGCTGGTCGTCGTCGCCGACTGCGAGTACACGAACACCGGCGAGGGCCTGCACCGTTTCGTCGACCCCGTGGACGGCGAGGTCTATCTGTACTCGCAGTTCGAGGTTCCCGACTCCCGTCGCGTCTTCGCGGTCTTCGAGCAGCCCGACCTGAAGGCGACGTTCCGCTTCACCGTGACCGCTCCGGATGCGTGGAAGGTCGTCTCCAACTCCCCCACCCCCGAGCCGCAGCCCGCCGGTGACGGCGTCGCTACATGGTCGTTCGAACCGACCCCGCGCATCTCCTCGTACATCACGGCGCTCGTCGCCGGTCCTTACGAACAGGTGTTCTCGGAGCTCACGAGCGCCGACGGCCGCACGATCCCCCTCGGCGTGTACGCCCGCAAGAGCCTGTGGCAGTACCTCGACGCCGACTACGTCTTCGAGAAGACGCGTCAGGGCTTCGCCTACTTCGAGGAGAAGTTCGGCGTGCCTTATCCCTTCGTGAAGTACGACCAGCTCTTCGTCCCCGAGTTCAATGCGGGCGCGATGGAGAACGCCGGAGCGGTGACGTTCACCGAGGCCTACGTCTTCCGCTCCAAGGTGACGGATGCCGTGAAGGAACGCCGCGTCGTCACGATCCTCCATGAGCTCGCTCACATGTGGTTCGGCGACCTCGTGACGATGAAGTGGTGGAACGACCTCTGGCTGAACGAGTCCTTCGCCGAATGGGCTTCTACCATCGCCACCGCCGAGGCGACCGAGTGGACCGAGGCCTGGACCACGTTCAACGCCATGGAGAAGACCTGGGCATACCGGCAGGACCAGCTCCCCTCGACCCACCCCGTCTTCGCTGAGATCAACGATCTCGAGGACGTGCAGGTCAACTTCGACGGCATCACCTACGCCAAGGGTGGATCCGTCCTCAAGCAGCTCGCCGCGTGGGTCGGCATCGAGGCGTTCTTCGCCGGTGTGTCGGCGTACTTCCGGAAGAACGCGTGGGGCAACACGGAGCTCAGCGACCTGCTCGTCGAGCTCGAGGCCACGAGCGGCCGTGAGCTGACCACCTGGTCGAAGAAGTGGCTCGAGACCGCGGGCGTGAACACCCTCGCGCCGGAGATCCGCGTCGACGGCGACGGCACCATCACGCGATTCGCCATCGTGCAGACCGCACCCGCCGACTACCCGACGATCCGTCCGCACCGCCTCGGGGTCGGTTTCTACTCGCTCCAGGGGGACGCGCTCGTCCGGACGCACCACGTCGAGCTCGACGTGGACGGCGACCTCACCGAAGTCCCGGAGCTCGTCGGTCTCACCCAGCCCGACCTCGTTCTCCTGAACGACGACGACCTGGCGTACGCGAAGATCCGTCTGGACGAGCGGTCGCTCCGTACCGCGACCGCGCACCTCAGCAGGATCAGCGACCCGCTCGCGCGTTCGCTCGTGTGGGGAGCGGCGTGGGACCAGACACGCGACGCCGAGGCGTCCGCGACGGAGTACCTCGACCTCGTGCTGCAGAACATCGGCACCGAGACCGAGTCGACGACGGTGCGCACGACCCTCGCTCAGCTGCAGCTCGCAGCCAACTCCTACGTCACGCCGGACACGCGGGATGCCGCACGTCAGCGCGTCGCGGATGGTCTGTGGGATCTCGCACAGAACGCCGAAGCCGGCAGCGACAGCCAGCTGCAGTTCGTGACCGCCTTCGCGTCCGCCGCGGCGACCCCGGCTCAGTGGGGTCGGGTCGCTCAGCTGCGTTCCGGTGAGCTCGCGCTCGCGGGCCTCGACATCGACGCGGACCTCTCGTGGGCTCTCCTCGTGTCGCTCGCGGCCGGCGGCGTCGTCTCCGCAGCTGACATCGACGCGGCGTTGGCCGCCGACAACACGGCGAAGGGCGGAGAGTTCGCCGCTCAGGCGCGGGCGGCTCTCCCCACCGTCGAGGCGAAGCGAGCTGCCTGGTCCTCGCTCATCGACCGCGACGATCTGCCGAACACCGTGGTGCGCTCCGCCGCTGCAGGCTTCGTTCACCCGTCCGGTATCGATGCGCTCGGCGAATTCGTCGAGGCGTACTTCGACATGCTGCTGCCGGTGTGGGAGTCGCGGACCTACCAGATCGCGCAGTACCTGATCGTGGGCCTGTACCCGGCACCGCTGGCGGACGCGACCCTGCGCGACGCGACGCGCGGGTGGCTCGCGGATCATCGTGACGCGCCGGCTGCCCTGCGCCGGCTCGTGAACGAGAACCTCGCCGGTGTCGAGCGCGCGCTGTCCGTCCAGGAGCGCGACGCGCAGGACTGA
- a CDS encoding ABC transporter ATP-binding protein — MIVAEGLTKRYGDKTAVDGVNFTVQSGKVTGFLGPNGAGKSTTMRMIVGLDRPTAGRVTLDGRDYRSLRSPLTEVGILLDAKAVHTGRSARNHLLAMAATHGIPRSRVDEVIEITGLQSVAKRRAGKFSLGMGQRLGIAAALLGDPQTLILDEPVNGLDPEGVRWVRQFVRAQAASGRTVLLSSHLMSEMALTADHVIVLGRGRVLADAGISDLVAAWTRSAVSVRSPRAAELAQLVAGADITVTSSESGLLDITGTTAAAVGEIAAQHGIVLHELTPRSGSLEDAYLALTEGSVEYRTQGAAS, encoded by the coding sequence ATGATCGTTGCAGAAGGCCTCACCAAGAGGTACGGAGACAAGACAGCCGTCGATGGCGTGAACTTCACGGTCCAATCCGGCAAGGTGACGGGGTTCCTGGGGCCGAACGGCGCCGGCAAGTCCACCACCATGCGGATGATCGTGGGACTCGACCGCCCGACGGCGGGACGCGTCACGCTCGACGGGCGCGACTACCGGTCGCTGCGCTCCCCGCTGACCGAGGTGGGGATCCTGCTCGACGCGAAGGCCGTCCACACCGGTCGGAGCGCCCGCAACCACCTGCTCGCCATGGCGGCGACCCACGGCATCCCGCGCTCACGGGTGGACGAGGTGATCGAGATCACCGGCCTCCAGAGCGTCGCGAAGCGGCGCGCCGGCAAGTTCTCCCTCGGCATGGGTCAGCGGCTCGGGATCGCGGCAGCTCTTCTCGGCGACCCCCAGACGCTCATCCTCGACGAGCCGGTCAACGGTCTCGACCCCGAGGGCGTTCGCTGGGTGCGGCAGTTCGTCCGGGCGCAGGCGGCGTCAGGGCGCACAGTGCTGCTGTCGAGCCACCTCATGAGCGAGATGGCCCTGACGGCCGATCACGTCATCGTCCTCGGTCGCGGACGCGTGCTGGCCGACGCCGGCATCTCCGATCTCGTCGCGGCGTGGACCCGCAGTGCCGTGAGCGTCCGCTCCCCCCGCGCCGCGGAGCTCGCGCAGCTGGTCGCCGGAGCCGACATCACCGTCACGTCGTCGGAGTCCGGCCTGCTCGACATCACGGGCACCACGGCCGCCGCCGTCGGCGAGATCGCGGCGCAGCACGGCATCGTCCTCCACGAGTTGACGCCGCGCAGCGGATCTCTCGAGGACGCCTACCTCGCCCTCACCGAGGGATCCGTCGAATACCGCACCCAGGGGGCCGCATCATGA
- a CDS encoding ABC transporter permease, producing MTTTTDSRAAARTAPAPSSTYRLGFGRLLRSEALKLFTLRSTWWSLGITVLLAVGIALVVGLATQSLPDEFREQVPLNPVTAVVSPLQLTMLVAGIFGAMAITGEYSTGMIRSTFAAEPRRGAVLLAKTIVVAATLVATTVVTSLIAIVVLTPIYGSNGFVWDDAEVTWIPLAYSLLAIASVTLLGLGAGFIIRNGAGAIGATVGLLFVAPLILSIFAAFGESWRWIADLAQYLPYNAAGTLVNGAGDDALPALIALVAWPAAALLGGWALLRTRDA from the coding sequence ATGACCACCACGACCGACTCCCGCGCCGCGGCGCGTACCGCCCCGGCGCCGTCGTCGACATACCGTCTGGGTTTCGGGCGCCTCCTACGAAGCGAGGCCCTCAAGCTGTTCACCCTCCGATCGACGTGGTGGTCCTTGGGGATTACGGTTCTGCTCGCTGTCGGCATCGCTCTGGTCGTCGGGCTGGCCACTCAGAGCCTTCCGGATGAGTTCCGCGAGCAGGTCCCGCTCAACCCGGTCACCGCAGTAGTGTCGCCGTTGCAGCTGACGATGCTCGTTGCGGGAATCTTCGGTGCGATGGCGATCACCGGGGAATACTCCACCGGCATGATCCGCTCCACCTTCGCCGCCGAGCCGCGGCGCGGCGCCGTCCTCCTCGCGAAGACCATCGTCGTCGCCGCCACCCTGGTCGCCACCACCGTCGTCACCTCCCTCATCGCGATCGTCGTTCTGACACCGATCTACGGCAGCAACGGCTTCGTGTGGGACGATGCGGAAGTCACCTGGATTCCGCTCGCGTACTCGCTGCTCGCCATCGCCAGTGTCACGTTGCTCGGTCTGGGCGCCGGGTTCATCATCCGCAACGGGGCTGGCGCAATCGGGGCGACCGTCGGTCTGCTGTTCGTCGCTCCCCTGATCCTGAGCATCTTCGCGGCCTTCGGAGAGAGCTGGCGCTGGATCGCCGACCTCGCGCAGTACCTTCCCTACAACGCGGCCGGGACGCTCGTGAACGGGGCAGGCGATGACGCCCTGCCGGCGCTCATCGCACTCGTCGCCTGGCCCGCTGCCGCGCTGCTCGGTGGGTGGGCGCTCCTGCGAACTCGGGACGCGTAA
- a CDS encoding sensor histidine kinase, translated as MTNRSRSASSPEGELRLPRPPGLLRRYWARHPLFADILVAIVCLLLSTIPVIATPILPEGVGTNAREWRDVLPAVGVIVVLGSAALLLRRRHPLIVLATSYVVALAYMFAPAPITGPLLLVATYSVAVYVGSRAALVGGMIGTAALAGAGLILTATEASSATVVWGSLVNETLNAVIGGLIGANVGSRARYVKALIDHSQRLVVERDQQAQLAASSERERIARELHDIVAHSLTVMVALAEGVAASRDAERSRPGVEAIAATGREALRDMRATLGILREPEAAPLSPLARDTTAETVASARAAGFDTRLVVSGDPGDLDSRTQLAVSRIVQEGVTNVLRHATAATHIDVAIRHAPDGVSVSVTDDGLPTTVGTDAGGFGLRGLRERVGLAGGTVTAGPRQPHGWSVTAHIPRQETTA; from the coding sequence GTGACGAATCGAAGCCGCAGCGCCTCCTCTCCGGAGGGGGAGCTGCGGCTTCCGCGTCCGCCGGGACTCCTGCGGCGTTACTGGGCGCGGCATCCGCTGTTCGCCGACATCCTCGTCGCGATCGTCTGCCTTCTCCTGTCCACGATCCCGGTGATCGCGACCCCGATCCTGCCGGAGGGTGTCGGCACCAACGCCCGCGAGTGGCGGGACGTGCTGCCGGCTGTGGGGGTCATCGTCGTCCTCGGTTCCGCAGCTCTTCTCCTGCGGCGCCGTCATCCGCTGATCGTCCTCGCGACCTCGTACGTCGTCGCTCTGGCGTACATGTTCGCTCCCGCGCCGATCACCGGGCCGCTGCTGCTGGTCGCCACGTACTCGGTCGCCGTCTACGTCGGTTCCCGCGCCGCACTCGTCGGCGGCATGATCGGGACAGCGGCGCTCGCGGGCGCAGGGCTCATTCTCACCGCAACCGAGGCCAGCTCGGCGACTGTCGTCTGGGGGTCCCTCGTCAACGAGACCCTCAACGCCGTGATCGGCGGTCTCATCGGAGCCAACGTCGGTTCCCGGGCACGCTACGTGAAGGCGCTCATCGACCACTCGCAGCGCCTCGTGGTCGAACGCGACCAGCAGGCGCAGCTCGCCGCGTCGTCGGAGCGCGAGCGGATCGCGCGCGAGCTCCACGACATCGTCGCTCACTCGCTGACCGTCATGGTCGCCCTCGCGGAAGGCGTCGCGGCCTCGCGCGACGCCGAACGCTCGCGACCCGGGGTCGAAGCCATCGCGGCGACCGGCAGAGAGGCGCTCCGCGACATGCGGGCGACCCTCGGCATCCTCCGTGAGCCCGAAGCGGCACCTCTCTCGCCGCTCGCCCGTGACACGACGGCGGAGACCGTGGCGTCGGCGCGCGCCGCCGGATTCGACACACGTCTGGTCGTCTCGGGCGATCCTGGGGATCTCGATTCCCGGACGCAGCTCGCGGTGTCACGGATCGTGCAGGAGGGCGTCACCAACGTCCTCCGCCATGCGACGGCTGCGACGCACATCGATGTGGCCATCCGTCACGCACCCGACGGCGTCTCGGTCAGCGTCACGGACGACGGCCTACCGACGACCGTCGGAACCGACGCCGGCGGCTTCGGGCTCCGGGGGCTCCGCGAGCGCGTCGGGCTCGCCGGCGGTACCGTCACGGCGGGCCCGCGACAACCGCACGGGTGGTCCGTGACCGCCCACATCCCCCGACAGGAGACCACCGCGTGA
- a CDS encoding response regulator transcription factor produces the protein MVLEAADGIEVVGEAADGAGAVEATARLRPDVVLMDVRMPGVDGIEATARIARDHPAVRVLVLTTFDLDEYAFGALRAGAGGFLLKDAGRDELVAAVRAVAAGEATLAPRIVRRMIELVTDTGGTLPGGSAEPAAREHGSLTAREEEVLGAMARGLTNAEIADELFLGESTVKTHVGRILAKLPARDRVHAVLIAHGLADPVDSGGAQVNEGWPG, from the coding sequence ATGGTGCTCGAAGCCGCGGACGGGATCGAGGTCGTGGGCGAGGCAGCCGACGGAGCCGGCGCCGTCGAGGCGACGGCGCGGCTGCGACCCGACGTGGTGCTGATGGACGTCCGGATGCCGGGAGTCGACGGGATCGAGGCGACGGCGCGCATCGCGCGGGATCACCCCGCGGTCCGCGTGCTGGTCTTGACGACCTTCGACCTGGACGAGTACGCGTTCGGCGCGCTGCGCGCCGGAGCAGGAGGCTTCTTACTGAAGGATGCCGGCCGGGACGAGCTCGTCGCCGCCGTCCGCGCCGTGGCCGCGGGCGAAGCCACTCTGGCGCCGCGGATCGTTCGACGGATGATCGAGCTGGTCACGGACACCGGCGGAACCCTTCCGGGAGGTTCTGCGGAGCCTGCTGCGCGCGAACACGGCTCGCTGACCGCCCGCGAGGAGGAGGTCCTCGGGGCGATGGCGCGGGGTCTGACGAACGCCGAGATCGCAGACGAGCTGTTCCTGGGCGAGTCGACGGTGAAGACTCACGTCGGCCGCATCCTGGCGAAGCTCCCGGCCCGGGACCGCGTGCACGCAGTCCTCATCGCGCACGGACTCGCGGACCCCGTCGACAGCGGCGGTGCCCAGGTGAACGAAGGGTGGCCTGGATAG